From a single Betaproteobacteria bacterium genomic region:
- a CDS encoding ABC transporter permease subunit, with translation MVAYILRRLAASAILLLVMSLLVFVGVYAIGNPVDLLISPEADQQEMERVIAALGLDKPLWQQYLIFLERALSGDLGRSFAFNTPAIELILNRMPATLELALAAMLIAIALGIPLGLYAGLKPDSLLAKSIMAGSILGFSLPTFWVGLILIMFFSVHLGWLPSTGRGETVELFGVQWSVLTWDGLRHLAMPAFNLALFKLSLLIRLTRASTREALLQDYVKFARAKGLRMRRVVGVHVLKNIMIPIVTVIGLEFGSVLAFSIVTETIFAWPGMGKLLIDSIQVLDRPVVVAYLLVIVFMFVFINLLVDLVYSALDPRVRLAHEHAAG, from the coding sequence ATGGTCGCCTATATTCTGCGCCGCCTGGCGGCGAGCGCGATCCTGCTGCTGGTGATGTCGCTGCTGGTCTTCGTCGGCGTCTATGCCATCGGCAATCCGGTCGACCTGCTGATCAGCCCGGAGGCCGACCAGCAGGAAATGGAGCGTGTGATCGCGGCACTCGGGCTGGACAAGCCGCTGTGGCAGCAATACCTGATCTTCCTCGAGCGGGCGCTTTCCGGAGATCTCGGTAGATCGTTCGCTTTCAATACGCCGGCGATCGAGCTGATCCTCAATCGCATGCCGGCCACGCTCGAGCTCGCGCTCGCGGCGATGCTGATCGCCATCGCGCTCGGCATTCCGCTCGGGCTCTATGCGGGATTGAAGCCCGATTCGCTCCTCGCCAAGTCGATCATGGCGGGCTCAATCCTCGGCTTCTCGCTGCCGACCTTCTGGGTCGGGCTCATTCTCATCATGTTCTTCTCCGTCCATCTGGGCTGGCTGCCGTCGACTGGTCGCGGCGAGACGGTGGAGCTCTTCGGCGTGCAATGGAGCGTGCTCACCTGGGACGGGTTGCGTCATCTCGCGATGCCTGCCTTCAATCTCGCCCTTTTCAAGCTCTCGCTGCTGATCCGGCTCACGCGCGCCAGCACCCGCGAAGCGCTGCTGCAGGACTACGTCAAGTTCGCGCGCGCGAAGGGGCTGCGCATGCGCCGCGTGGTCGGCGTGCACGTGCTCAAGAACATCATGATTCCGATCGTGACGGTGATCGGGCTGGAGTTCGGCTCGGTGCTCGCGTTCTCGATCGTCACCGAGACCATCTTCGCCTGGCCGGGCATGGGGAAGCTCCTGATCGATTCCATTCAGGTGCTCGATCGGCCGGTGGTGGTCGCCTATCTGCTGGTGATCGTGTTCATGTTCGTCTTCATCAATCTGCTGGTGGACCTGGTGTACTCGGCGCTCGATCCGCGCGTGCGACTGGCGCATGAGCATGCTGCGGGCTGA
- a CDS encoding ABC transporter permease subunit has protein sequence MSMLRAEHPGAHAVGEPVGESGPSRAETPLKRFVSLYAESRLALVALAVLLLIVIAALAAPWLAPQNPYDLEQLDILDARLPPGEKSGAGMTFWLGADAQGRDMLSAILYGLRISISVGAIATIAALAIGLSLGLIAAYAGGRTESLIMRVVDLQLSFPSILIALVLLAVVGQGVDKIIIALVTVQWAYYARTVRSSALVERNKEYVEAARCLRLSPARILFRHIMPNCLPPLIVVATVQIAHAIALEATLSFLGLGLPITQPSLGLLISNGFSYMLSGKYWISFYPGVALLVTIMAINLVADQLRDVLNPRLAR, from the coding sequence ATGAGCATGCTGCGGGCTGAGCACCCGGGCGCGCACGCGGTCGGCGAACCGGTCGGCGAGTCGGGACCGAGCCGCGCCGAAACGCCGCTCAAGCGCTTCGTTTCGCTCTACGCCGAAAGCCGCCTCGCCCTGGTCGCGCTCGCCGTACTCCTGCTGATCGTGATCGCCGCCCTTGCCGCGCCCTGGCTCGCGCCGCAGAACCCATACGACCTGGAACAGCTCGATATTCTGGACGCGCGGCTGCCGCCAGGCGAGAAAAGCGGCGCCGGCATGACCTTCTGGCTCGGAGCCGATGCACAGGGCAGGGACATGCTGTCCGCCATCCTGTACGGGCTGAGGATCAGCATCAGCGTGGGCGCGATTGCGACCATCGCGGCCTTGGCGATCGGGCTTTCGCTGGGCCTGATCGCTGCCTATGCCGGCGGGCGCACCGAATCGCTCATCATGCGCGTCGTCGACCTGCAGCTCTCCTTCCCGTCCATTCTGATCGCGCTGGTGCTGCTCGCGGTGGTCGGTCAGGGCGTGGACAAGATCATCATCGCGCTCGTCACCGTGCAGTGGGCCTACTACGCGCGCACGGTGCGCTCGTCCGCGCTGGTCGAGCGCAACAAGGAATACGTCGAGGCGGCGCGCTGCCTGCGCCTTTCGCCCGCGCGCATCCTGTTTCGTCACATCATGCCCAACTGCCTGCCGCCGCTCATCGTGGTGGCCACCGTGCAGATTGCCCATGCCATCGCGCTCGAAGCGACCTTGTCGTTTCTCGGGCTGGGGCTGCCGATCACGCAGCCCTCGCTCGGGCTGCTCATCTCCAACGGCTTCTCCTACATGCTGAGCGGCAAGTACTGGATCAGCTTCTATCCGGGCGTGGCGCTGCTCGTGACGATCATGGCGATCAACCTGGTCGCCGATCAGCTGCGCGACGTGCTCAATCCGCGCCTGGCGCGATGA